The genomic stretch AGATTGGCGAATGCCGTCTTCGGCCCCGGCCGAGCACGCGCCGCCGCAGGTGTCTGCGCGAAAGTCGCCCGGCGCTCGTTGATCACCCGATGCGGCGGCATGGACTCGGACGGCAGGGCCAAAGCCTGGGCCAAATCTTGCCAAACCGCAGCCGCGATCGCAGCGTTGTCGCGCGCAGCTAAGGTATCGGCTGCGCTGACCGTGACTGCGACGACGTCGTCGCGAACGAAAATCCATTGCGCCGTACCACCCACCAGGCCGAGGAAACGCGCATCCTCTGGCAGGCGCGGCGGCGTATCGAGGCGGAAGTGAACGTTGACGATGGCGCGGCTCTCGGTCGGCGCAGAAAGCCCAGCAAGCAAGCTGACGGCACTTGCCGGCGGCACCGCCAGCACGACACCCTCGCCTTTTGCTATAGCCACGCTGCCCTGGGACGTATCGAGTCTCGTCACCCAATCGCCCTCCCCTTCAAGCGCCCGAAGACGCCAATTGAGCTGTACCTCCACGCCCGACTGCGCCAGCAACGCCAGGGCCGGCTCGACAAAGGTCGGGCCAAGGCCAACATCGGCGACAAAGGGCCGGCAGAAGTCGGCGCCGCGCAGGAAGGTCTGGGTCAGTACCGGCCAAAGCAACGACGCCGCACCTTCACCCGGGTCGGTGTTGAGGGCCGAGGTCGCCAGCGGCTCCCACAGCCTGCGATAGACCGTCGGGGGATTGGCGAGCACCGACTCGACCGTGGCCTCAGGCCCTGCAAAAGCAAGCCTGAGCGCCGCCAGATAGTCGAGCGGCCGCGTGCCGGCGACGCGGCGCGAAGGCGCCAGAAACCACCAGGGCAAGCGGCCGCGATTGGGACGCACGGTCCAGCGCTCACCTGTCGCGAGGTCGAGAAAGGGAAATGCCGCCCCCGTGCTGACCAGACCGTCGCGTGACCCAATGGCATCGAGATAGGCGAAGGTCGCCGTGTTGCCTAACATCACGAGGTGATTGCCATTGTCGATCTGGCACTCGAGGGTACGGTCGTGGAAGGAGCGGCAGCGGCCGCCGGCTTGGCCCGCCGCTTCGTAGAGCGCGACCGAAAAGCCTTCGCGCACCAGCATCACCGCGGCAGCGAGGCCGGCAAGCCCGGCGCCAACGATATGGCACCGCCGGTTCATCGTCCGGTCATCAGGCAACGCAGCGCGATCCATAGCTTCTCAGCTTTAGACAGCGACAGCGGTTCGTTCGCCCGCTGCCAGCCGCGCTCTTCAAGGCGCTCGAAGACGCGCCGATATACCGCGCTCATGATCACCGCCGGACGCAAAGCGCGTGCATCCGCCGGCGCCATGGCACGGCGCAGCGCTTCGGCCTCAGCGTAGTGCACTGCCGCTCGTTCGGCGATCCAGGCACAGGCAACCGCTAGGCCAGGATGCGCGATAGCCTCCACCGGATCGAAGCTGTCAATGCCTCCCGCATCAAGGGCTTCGCGTGGCATATAAAGT from Alphaproteobacteria bacterium encodes the following:
- the hpnE gene encoding hydroxysqualene dehydroxylase HpnE produces the protein MNRRCHIVGAGLAGLAAAVMLVREGFSVALYEAAGQAGGRCRSFHDRTLECQIDNGNHLVMLGNTATFAYLDAIGSRDGLVSTGAAFPFLDLATGERWTVRPNRGRLPWWFLAPSRRVAGTRPLDYLAALRLAFAGPEATVESVLANPPTVYRRLWEPLATSALNTDPGEGAASLLWPVLTQTFLRGADFCRPFVADVGLGPTFVEPALALLAQSGVEVQLNWRLRALEGEGDWVTRLDTSQGSVAIAKGEGVVLAVPPASAVSLLAGLSAPTESRAIVNVHFRLDTPPRLPEDARFLGLVGGTAQWIFVRDDVVAVTVSAADTLAARDNAAIAAAVWQDLAQALALPSESMPPHRVINERRATFAQTPAAARARPGPKTAFANLWLAGDWTDTGLPATIESAIRSGQAAARLAATSP